One region of Sebastes fasciatus isolate fSebFas1 chromosome 1, fSebFas1.pri, whole genome shotgun sequence genomic DNA includes:
- the cacna1da gene encoding calcium channel, voltage-dependent, L type, alpha 1D subunit, a isoform X5: MSANGPAPDPAPSAPEAPPAPTPAPAAAPAAPAAPPAPAPPALPAPVSSTIPVGALAQKKRQQYAKSKKQGSNANSRPPRALFCLKLNNPIRRACISLVEWKPFDIFILIAIFANCMALAVYVPFPADDSNSTNHDLETVEYAFLIIFTIETFLKIIAYGLVMHQNAYVRNGWNMLDFVIVVIGLFSVVLELLTKEEKVEVEGDLHPSMHGHGGKPGGFDVKALRAFRVLRPLRLVSGVPSLQVVLNSIIKAMVPLLHIALLVLFVIIIYAIIGLELFIGKMHATCFFPGSGMTPDSIAEEEPAPCAISGHGRQCPINGSECREGWRGPNGGITNFDNFLFAMLTVFQCITMEGWTDVLYWMNDAMGFELPWVYFVSLVIFGSFFVLNLVLGVLSGEFSKEREKAKARGDFQKLREKQQLEEDLKGYLDWITQAEDIDPDNEDEADEGSKRNRVTLADLTEKKKGRFGWFSQSSDTHASVPASETESVNTENQNGEDEKTPCCGPLCQKISKSKFSRRWRRWNRFCRRKCRLAVKSVPFYWLVIILVFLNTLTISSEHYNQPMWLTQVQDVANKVLLAMFTCEMLVKMYSLGLQAYFVSLFNRFDCFVVCGGITETILVELEIMSPLGISVFRCVRLLRIFKVTRHWQSLSNLVASLLNSMKSIASLLLLLFLFIIIFSLLGMQVFGGKFNFDETQTKRSTFDNFPQALLTVFQILTGEDWNAVMYDGIMAYGGPSSSGMIVCFYFIILFICGNYILLNVFLAIAVDNLADAESLNTDGGGKKGDKKEEEKDDKVSLLSELYINLYLQFTRSYTHFINFLFVCKEEEEENDETAAEEEDPEVPSGPRPVLSDLVKKEKITPIPEGSAFFIFSTTNPFRVFCHKLINHHIFTNLILVFIMLSSVSLAAEDPIRNFSARNIILGYFDYAFTAIFTVEIVLKMTTYGAFLHKGAFCRNYFNLLDLLVVGVSLVSFGIQSSAISVVKILRVLRVLRPLRAINRAKGLKHVVQCVFVAIRTIGNIMIVTTLLQFMFACIGVQLFKGKFYRCTDEAKSAPDECKGTYILYKDGDVNQPTIHKRLWHNSDFNFDNVLMAMMALFTVSTFEGWPSLLYKAIDSNRENLGPIYNYRVEISIFFIIYIIIIAFFMMNIFVGFVIVTFQEQGEKEYKNCELDKNQRQCVEYALKARPLRRYIPKNPYQYKFWYVVNSTGFEYIMFVLIMLNTLCLAVQHYGQSALFNYVMDILNMVFTTVFTVEMVLKLIAFKPRHYFTDAWNTFDALIVVGSVVDIAITEVNNTEDSARISITFFRLFRVMRLVKLLSRGEGIRTLLWTFIKSFQALPYVALLIAMLFFIYAVIGMQVFGKVAMVDGTHINRNNNFQTFPQAVLLLFRCATGEAWQEIMLACIAGKLCDPESDYNPGEEMTCGSGFAIIYFISFYMLCAFLIINLFVAVIMDNFDYLTRDWSILGPHHLDEFKRIWSEYDPEAKGRIKHLDVVTLLRRIQPPLGFGKLCPHRVACKRLVAMNMPLNSDGTVMFNATLFALVRTALKIKTEGNLEQANEELRAVIKKIWKRTSMKLLDQVVPPAGDDEVTVGKFYATFLIQDYFRKFKKRKEEGLVGAHPTQNNTAIALQAGLRTLHDIGPEIRRAISCDLQDDELVDFIPEEDEEIYRRNGGLFGNHLMNGGHRRSNGHQTNATQRPLQVQPPPHYAHMEQPVGRLSRANAMSHPNHHHHHHHHHRHHNSYGKSPKSTNINLNNANVSSLPNGGHHRYYEHAPPNGYPGLRNAYYDYEKPRTPQGQRRRYYETYVRSHGVDGHHPTIRREEEFEEDRLSGEYYSGEEFYEDDSMLSGDRYQNSDAEYETPKGYHHPDSYYEDDEQPLYRDSRRSPKRRLLPATPQGIIPPGHRRPSFNFECLRRQSSQDELPHQRTALPLHLMQHQVMAVAGLDSSRAHRLSPTRSTRSWATPPATPASKDQSPYYTPLIRVDHPHRESAASSQVSVRKSSWYTDDPEFSQRMYSPVHLQVPPEYHSQYHQKRGSATSLVEAVLISEGLGRYAKDPKFVAATKHEIADACEMTIDEMESAASHLLNGGMAPSVNGVNVFPILTPRDYELQDTAASYSDEEPETEPRAPYEEDLADEMICITTL; this comes from the exons ACTCTTCAGTGTTGTCTTGGAGCTTTTGACCAAAGAAGAGAAGGTAGAGGTTGAAGGAGATCTCCATCCGTCGATGCACGGACACGGAGGTAAACCAGGTGGTTTCGATGTTAAAGCCCTACGAGCCTTCCGTGTGCTGCGACCCCTGCGGCTAGTCTCAGGAGTACCCA GTTTACAGGTGGTGTTGAACTCCATCATTAAAGCCATGGTACCTCTCCTTCACATCGCCCTCCTGGTCTTGTTCGTCATCATCATCTATGCTATTATCGGCCTGGAGCTCTTCATCGGTAAAATGCACGCGACCTGCTTTTTTCCTGGCTCAGGGATGACCCCAG ATTCGATAGCAGAAGAGGAACCAGCTCCATGTGCGATCTCAGGGCACGGGCGCCAATGCCCCATCAACGGCAGCGAGTGTAGGGAAGGCTGGCGAGGTCCAAACGGTGGCATCACCAATTTTgacaacttcctgtttgccaTGCTGACGGTGTTTCAGTGCATCACCATGGAGGGCTGGACGGACGTGCTGTACTGG ATGAACGATGCTATGGGCTTTGAGCTTCCATGGGTGTACTTTGTCAGTCTTGTGATCTTCGGCTCCTTTTTCGTTCTTAACCTGGTTTTGGGTGTGTTGAGCGG AGAGTTCtccaaggagagagagaaggccaAAGCTCGCGGAGACTTCCAGAAGCTGCGTGAGaagcagcagctggaggaggatcTGAAGGGTTACCTGGACTGGATCACTCAGGCCGAAGACATAGACCCTGACAACGAggatgaggccgatgaggggAGCAAGCGCAACC GGGTGACTCTGGCTGACCTCactgagaagaagaaaggaaggtTTGGGTGGTTCAGCCAGTCGTCCGACACTCATG CGAGCGTTCCAGCCAGCGAAACAGAATCTGTGAACACCGAGAATCAAAACGGGGAGGATGAAAAGACGCCATGCTGCGGACCTCTGTG TCAAAAAATTTCCAAGTCAAAGTTCAG TCGGCGCTGGCGCCGCTGGAACAGGTTCTGCCGCAGGAAGTGCCGGTTGGCTGTCAAATCGGTGCCTTTCTATTGGCTGGTCATCATCCTGGTGTTCCTCAACACGCTCACTATATCATCAGAGCATTACAACCAGCCCATGTGGCTGACACAAGTGCAGG ATGTGGCCAACAAGGTGCTGCTAGCAATGTTCACATGTGAAATGTTGGTGAAGATGTACAGTCTCGGGCTACAGGCCTATTTCGTGTCACTGTTCAACCGCTTCGACTGCTTCGTGGTGTGTGGAGGAATCACTGAAACCATTCTGGTGGAGCTGGAGATCATGTCTCCTCTCGGTATCTCAGTGTTCCGCTGCGTTCGCCTGCTGAGGATCTTCAAGGTCACACG TCACTGGCAGTCTCTAAGTAACCTGGTGGCGTCCCTGCTCAACTCCATGAAGTCCATCGcttccctgctgctgctgctcttcctcttcatcatcatcttctccCTGCTGGGCATGCAGGTGTTCGGTGGAAAGTTCAACTTTGACGAGACCCAGACCAAGAGGAGCACCTTTGACAACTTCCCCCAAGCCCTTCTCACTGTGTTTCAG ATCCTGACCGGAGAAGACTGGAACGCTGTTATGTACGATGGAATCATGGCCTACGGAGGCCCTTCCTCTTCCGGGATGATCGTGTGCTTTTACTTCATCATCCTCTTCATCTGTGGAAACT ATATCCTCCTGAATGTCTTTTTGGCTATCGCTGTGGACAACTTGGCAGATGCAGAGTCTCTCAACACGGACGGTGGAGGAAAGAAAGG GgacaaaaaggaggaggaaaaagatgacAAGGTATCCTTACTTTCAGAATTAtacattaatttatatttacagtttacaAGGAGTTATACGCACTTTATAAACTTTCTATTTGTCTgtaaggaggaagaggaggagaatgacGAAACtgcggcggaggaggaggatccAGAAGTCCCGTCGGGGCCTCGGCCGGTCCTCTCTGACCTGGTAAAGAAGGAGAAGATCACTCCGATCCCAGAGGGAAGCGCCTTCTTCATCTTCAGCACCACAAACCC GTTTCGTGTGTTTTGCCACAAACTCATCAACCACCACATATTCACCAACCTCATCCTGGTGTTCATCATGCTCAGCTCCGTCTCGCTCGCAGCTGAGGATCCCATCCGAAACTTCTCAGCTCGCAATATT ATACTTGGTTACTTTGACTATGCTTTCACGGCTATCTTTACTGTTGAGATCGTGTTGAAG ATGACAACATATGGAGCCTTTCTCCATAAAGGGGCTTTCTGTAGGAATTACTTCAACCTCCTGGACCTGCTGGTGGTGGGAGTTTCCCTCGTCTCCTTTGGCATTCA GTCCTCGGCCATCTCAGTGGTAAAGATTCTTAGGGTCCTTCGTGTCCTTCGACCCCTGAGGGCCATCAACCGAGCCAAAGGCCTAAAG CACGTGGTGCAGTGTGTGTTCGTGGCCATCAGAACTATCGGTAACATCATGATCGTCACCACTCTGCTCCAGTTCATGTTCGCCTGTATCGGGGTGCAGCTATTTAAG GGGAAGTTCTATCGCTGCACGGATGAAGCCAAGTCCGCCCCAGATGAGTGCAA GGGTACCTACATCCTGTATAAGGATGGAGACGTGAACCAGCCAACCATCCACAAACGACTGTGGCACAACAGCGACTTCAACTTTGACAACGTCCTCATGGCTATGATGGCGCTGTTCACTGTGTCCACTTTTGAAGGCTGGCCTTC TTTACTGTACAAGGCGATCGACTCCAACAGGGAGAACTTGGGTCCCATTTACAACTACCGCGTGGAGATTTccatcttcttcatcatctacatcatcatcatcgcttTCTTCATGATGAACATCTTTGTAGGTTTTGTGATCGTCACGTTTCAGGAACAAGGAGAGAAAGAGTACAAAAACTGTGAACTCGACAAAAACCAG CGTCAGTGTGTGGAGTACGCTCTTAAGGCGCGGCCGCTGAGGAGGTACATCCCTAAGAACCCGTACCAGTACAAGTTCTGGTATGTGGTGAACTCCACTGGGTTTGAGTACATCATGTTTGTGCTCATTATGCTCAACACGCTCTGCCTGGCTGTACAG CACTACGGACAGTCAGCGCTCTTTAACTACGTGATGGACATCCTTAACATGGTCTTCACTACTGTCTTCACTGTGGAAATGGTTCTCAAACTCATCGCTTTCAAACCCAGG CACTATTTCACTGATGCTTGGAACACATTTGATGCCTTAATTGTTGTCGGTAGCGTCGTCGATATTGCTATCACTGAAGTTAAT AACACGGAGGACAGCGCTCGCATCTCCATCACCTTCTTCCGTCTGTTTCGAGTCATGCGGCTGGTCAAGCTCCTCAGCAGAGGGGAGGGCATTCGCACGCTGCTTTGGACTTTCATCAAATCCTTCCAG GCTCTGCCATATGTTGCTCTTCTGATAGCCATGCTGTTCTTCATCTACGCCGTCATCGGCATGCAG GTGTTTGGAAAGGTCGCCATGGTGGACGGCACGCACATCAACAGAAACAACAACTTCCAGACCTTCCCTCAGGCTGTGCTCCTCCTCTTCAG ATGTGCCACTGGAGAGGCGTGGCAGGAGATCATGTTGGCCTGTATAGCAGGGAAACTGTGTGACCCCGAGTCCGACTACAACCCCGGGGAGGAGATGACGTGTGGCAGTGGATTTGCAATAATTTACTTCATCAGCTTCTACATGCTCTGCGCCTTCCTG ATTATCAATTTGTTTGTGGCCGTCATCATGGACAACTTTGACTATCTAACACGTGATTGGTCCATTCTGGGTCCACACCACCTCGATGAATTCAAGAGAATTTGGTCCGAGTACGACCCAGAGGCTAA GGGCAGAATAAAACATCTGGATGTTGTGACACTTCTTCGTCGTATCCAGCCGCCTCTCGGCTTCGGCAAACTGTGCCCTCACAGAGTGGCCTGCAag AGGCTGGTGGCCATGAACATGCCTCTGAACAGTGACGGCACAGTCATGTTCAACGCCACTTTGTTTGCACTGGTGCGCACTGCTCTGAAGATCAAAACAGAAG GTAATCTGGAACAGGCCAATGAAGAACTGCGAGCTGTCATCAAGAAAATCTGGAAGAGAACCAGCATGAAGCTGCTGGATCAAGTGGTGCCTCCTGCTGGTG ATGATGAGGTAACCGTGGGGAAGTTCTATGCCACCTTCCTGATACAGGACTACTTTAGGAAATTCAAGAAACGTAAAGAGGAAGGCCTGGTGGGGGCTCACCCGACGCAGAACAACACAGCTATCGCTTTACAG GCTGGCCTTCGCACGCTTCATGATATTGGGCCCGAAATTCGGCGAGCGATATCATGTGATCTGCAAGATGACGAGCTAGTAGACTTTATTCCAGAGGAAGACGAGGAAATTTATAGG CGCAACGGCGGCCTCTTCGGTAACCACCTCATGAACGGTGGTCATCGGCGATCCAACGGCCACCAGACCAACGCAACGCAGCGCCCCCTGCAGGTGCAGCCTCCGCCTCACTACGCCCACATGGAGCAGCCGGTGGGACGGCTGTCTCGAGCCAACGCCATGTCCCACCCcaaccaccatcaccaccaccaccatcaccaccgcCACCACAACTCCTACGGCAAGTCTCCCAAATCCACCAACATCAACCTCAACAACGCCAACGTGTCCAGTCTGCCCAACGGAGGTCACCATCGTTACTACGAACACGCACCTCCCAATGGCTACCCGGGTCTTCGCAACGCCTACTACGACTACGAGAAGCCTCGGACGCCCCAAGGTCAAAG AAGGCGCTACTATGAGACCTATGTTAG GTCTCACGGAGTCGATGGACACCACCCCACCATCCGCAGGGAGGAGGAGTTTGAAGAAGACCGCCTCTCTGGGGAGTATTACAGCGGGGAGGAGTTTTATGAAGATGACAGTATGCTGTCAGGGGACAG GTATCAGAACAGTGACGCGGAGTACGAGACTCCCAAAGGTTACCATCACCCCGACAGTTACTATGAAGATGACGAGCAGCCTCTCTACCGAGACTCACGGAGGTCACCAAAGAGACGATTGCTTCCTGCCACACCTCAGGGTATCATACCCCCTG GTCACAGGAGGCCATCCTTCAACTTTGAGTGTCTGCGCAGACAAAGTAGCCAGGACGAGCTTCCACACCAGCGTACCGCTCTACCACTGCACCTTATGCAGCACCAG GTTATGGCTGTAGCAGGCCTGGACTCCAGCAGAGCCCACCGCCTCTCCCCAACCCGCTCCACCCGCTCCTGGGCCACTCCCCCTGCCACCCCGGCCAGTAAAGACCAGTCGCCATACTACACCCCTCTCATCCGTGTGGACCACCCACACAGGGAGAGTGCTGCTAGCAGCCAAGTGTCTGTGCGCAAGAGTTCCTGGTACACAGACGACCCCGAGTTCTCCCAGAGGATGTACTCGCCCGTCCACCTGCAGGTGCCACCTGAGTACCACAGCCAGTACCATCAGAAGAGAGGCAGCGCCACCAGCCTTGTGGAAGCG GTTTTGATATCAGAAGGGCTTGGGAGATACGCCAAGGATCCCAAGTTCGTCGCTGCCACAAAGCACGAGATAGCAGATGCATGTGAGATGACGATAGATGAGATGGAGAGTGCAGCCAGCCACCTGCTGAACGGAGGGATGGCCCCGAGCGTCAACGGGGTCAACGTGTTCCCCATTCTGACTCCGAGGGATTATGAACTGCAGGACACTGCAGCCAGCTACAGCGACGAGGAACCAGAGACGGAGCCAAGAGCTCCTTATGAGGAGGACCTGGCAGATGAGATGATCTGCATCACGACTTTATAG